The segment CATGAAGGCACCCCTGGCCTGCTGGTGCTGGCGCTACCGCGCGGTGGCGTCCCGGTGGCCTATGAAGTGGCGCGAGCCCTGAAGGCACCACTCGACGTGTTTGTCGTGCGTAAGCTGGGTGTCCCCGACAACCCTGAGCTGGCCATGGGTGCGATCGCCAGCGGTGGCGTGCGGGTTTTGAACGAAAGCGTCGTCACCATGCTTGGCCTGTCGCCGCTTATGATCGACGAAGTGGCGCGACGGGAACTCAAGGAACTGGAGCGCCGTGAAATCGCTTACCGCAACCACCGCCCTCCGCTGACCATCCGCGGCCGCACCGTGATTGTGATCGATGACGGTATCGCAACGGGTTCGACCATGCGCGCCGCAATTGAGGCGCTCCGCCAACTCAATCCGGCTCGCCTCATCGTGGCCACGCCCACGGTGGCGTGGTCCACAGCGGAAGAACTGAGGTCGGAAGTGGATGAGTTCTGCGCTTTGATCACCCCGGAGAACTTCAACTCAGTCGGCGAGTGGTACGTCGAGTTTCCGCAGACCTCCGACGAGGAGGTGTGTGCTCTGCTAGAAAAAGCCCATACGGCGCTACTGCGGCCCGCACATTCACCCCGCGGGCCCTGAATTGTTACAATTCGAGATTCAAGGGGCGGATTCAGGTCGCTCGAGTATCCTTGAGCTCACGCTCAAGGCCACGCGCATCGTGGATTCGTGTGTCAGCACGAGGTATTCCACCCCAAGCACGGTCCGCACCTGCAGCAATTCCCTCCCCCTAGGTTTCAACGTCCAAACATTTGGCCGGGGACGGCCAACGCTACACAAGATCGAGAGGTGTAGGGTTGGCCGTCCCTGGCCAATCTGCTTCATCTTGATCTGAAATCAGTATTAAGCGCGCGTCAGCGGACGGTATTTGATGCGGTGCGGCTGATCCGCCTCCTTGCCCTTGCGGCGGCGGAAATCCTCCAGATAGGCCGAATAGTTACCATTGAACCAGTGGACCTGCGAATCGCCCTCAAACGCCAGGATGTGCGTGGCCACGCGGTCCAAAAACCAACGGTCGTGCGACACCACCACCGCACAGCCGGCGAAGGTCTCCAAGCCCTCCTCCAACGCGCGGATCGAGTTAACGTCCAAGTCGTTCGTCGGCTCGTCCAACAGGATGAGGTTCGCGCCGCTCTTGAGCAGGCGCGCCAGGTGCACGCGGTTGCGTTCGCCGCCGGAAAGCACACCGACCTTTTTCTGCTGGTCGGCACCGGTGAAACCGAACTGTGCGCAGTAGGCGCGGGCATTCACCTCACGCGGTCCCAGTTTCAAAATCTCGTTTCCGCCGCTGATCGCTTCGTAAATGGTCTGCGCATCCGGCAGCGAGTCGCGCGATTGATCCACGTGCGCCACCTGCACGGTGGGCCCGACCCGCAGGGCGCCGGTGTCGGCGGTTTCCACGCCCGTGATGAGTTTAAACATCGTGGTTTTACCCGCGCCGTTGGGCCCGATCACCCCAACGATGCCACCTGGGGGCAGCGAGAAGTTCACGTCCTCAAAGAGCACTTTTTCCCCGTAGGCTTTGGAGAGTTTTTGCGCCTCCACCACCAGAGCACCCAAACGCGGGCCGGCCGGGATGATGATCTCAAACTCCCGCTCTTTCTCGGCGACGTTTTCCTTGAGCATGGATTCGTAGGCGCTGATGCGGGCCTGCGACTTGGCGACGCGAGCCTTGGCCGATTGGCGGATCCATTCCAACTCGCGCGCCATGGCCTTTTGGCGGCGATCTTCAGTGCGTTGCTGCACGCTGGCGCGGGCTTGTTTCTGCTCCAGCCACTCGGAGTAATTGCCCTTCCACGGAATACCATGGCCGTGGTCGAGCTCGAGAATCCACTTGGCGACGTTGTCTAAAAAGTACCGGTCGTGGGTCACCGCGATGATCGTGCCGGCGTAGCGCGAAAGGTGCTGCTCCAACCAGTTAACACTTTCGGCATCCAAGTGGTTGGTCGGCTCGTCTAGCAGGAGGATGTCGGGCTTTTTCAACAGCAAGCGCGCCAAGGCGATCCGACGGCGCTCACCGCCTGAAAGGTGGTCTACAATTTGATCTGGGGAAGGGCAACGCAGCGCATCCATTGCCATCTCGACCTGCGGGGCGACGTCCCAAGCGTTGAGCGCGTCGATTTTTTCCTGCAGCTCGCCCTGCTTGGTGGTGATGGCGTCACGGGCGGCATCATCGGCGGCGGCGTCGATTTCATCCCAAGTGGCATCGTAAGCGGTGGTGAGGTCGGTGAGGTGCTTAACGCCTTCCTCGACGCACGCGCGCACGGTTTTGCCTGCGGTGAGCTGGGGCTCCTGTTCGAGCAGGCCGACCGTGTAGCCGGGCTCGAAGTGAACCGTGCCATCGAACTCCTTGTCCCGCCCAGCGAGCAGGCGCATGAGCGAGGATTTGCCCGAGCCGTTAAAGCCGAGGACGCCGATCTTGGCGCCGTAATAAAACGACAATGAGATGTCGCGGAGGATTTCCTTGCGCTCGATTTTTTTCGAGACGCGCATCATCGAGAAGATGATCTTGGGTTCGTCGGGCTTGGCCATGATGAGAGTGAAAATGATGCAAGCCCTGCGGACGGCGGGTCAAGGAAGCGTCTCAAGCGCTCGCCAAGCCAAGCCTATACAAATGCAGTACTTGAAGCCTACGGGCGTTGGATCAACTCCACCTCGTAGCCCTCGGGAGCATCGATAAAGGCGATCAACGAACCGCTGCCGGTCGTCGTCGGGCCATCGCTGAGTTCGTAGCCCCGCGCCTTGAGTTCGGCCGCAAAAGCGGCGAGGTCATCCACCTCGAAAGCCAGGTGGGTGAGATCCGACTGGACTTGCACGGGAATGGCACCGACGGGCATCTGGCAGAGCTCGATTTCCTCGGCGCTGTTGGGGGTGGCGAGAAACGCCAGTTGGGCACCCCGTGGCGAGGTATGGCGGCGAGAAACCACGAGACCAAGGGCCTCTTGGTAGAACTGCACCGAGCGTTCGAGATCATTTACCCGGTAGCGGGTATGCAGGAGTTTTTTGACGGTCATCGGTTCACCAAAAGCCTTAAAGCTCCCTTGTACAAGCGCACCGTCTCGGCATCATTTCGCCGCCTCATCCCGAGCGGTCATTTCCTCGAGTTTCTTGGTGGTGAGGAGCTGGAATTTACCGCCGTTACGGCTGCTCGCCTTGCCCAAGTTTTCCTTGTCCTTCGCATCCGTGCCCGCCTCCGTGGGGCCAACCAAGAGGAAAACATTCAAGACCGCGCGCTCTTTCAGCAAGGCACGCTGCAACTTGGAGATGTGCGTCATCACCTCGGAATACTCGGTTATATCAAAAGGCTCGAACGAGGTATAATGTAGCGGCTTACCCTCTTTGGTTGTCCAGCCCTTGTAATCGAGCGGGATGCTAAAGCCTTTCTGTTTAAGAGCAGCCTGAAAGTCGGGTTGGAAAATCCGGACCGCGTGTACAATGACAAATGGCGACTGCCCCTTGGCCTTGAGTTTGGCGTTCACAGCGTCTAGATCCGCACTAGCTTTGGCATAAGAAGGTTCTTCACGGAATACTGTGGGTTAGGGCTGGGGGGAAATTAGGCTCGAGGTCGAGTTTACCACAAAAGAAAAGAATACGGGTGCGATAGTTTTCGAACTTACGGAAGCCACGAGCATCGGCTTTAATTGCTTGGATTTTTGAATTAAAACCCTCGGTGAGTGCATTCGAAATACGGTGCTTAAAGTAAGTCAGTAATCCGGCCAGATGGGCTTTTAGTGACTTTGCTACTTTTTTGACTCTGGGCAGGCGGCTACTCATAACCGAGCGATACCACAGCTGGAAGAAAGTATTACCCGCATCGGCGTTGGGTTGTCCCCAAAACTCGACCAGCTGCTCTTTATAAGCCCATGCCTTGGCCGTACGAAGATTGGACTCCAGCAGCGCCTCGAAGTGCTCTTTGCGGTCATCAGGAACGATGCCATGCAGCCAAAGAAAGCGAGTGCGTTTTAAGATGTCATCGCCTTTGGCAGCGAGTTCAGCGGCCTCATCCCGGCGGGTATGATCGACCGCCTCGTTCATAGGCTTTGAAACATGAAAGCGGTCGTGAACGATGTCAGCGTTGGGCGCGGCCTGGTGGGTGGCGGCGATGAAGGATGCACCCATGTCCATCGCGACGGCTTCAATCCCGTCAATTTGCTCCTTTGATAATGATGCCCAAAGCTTTAACCCACTCCCTGTATCCCGGCCTGGAACCACGTCCAGTACCCGCCGACCGGTGAGATCGGTCATCAATGAAACGTAGCTTTGACCGCGCAAAAAACTCTTTTCGTCTAAGCCAACTCGGGTGATGCCGTCGAGGTTTCGCCGCGCCAAGCCTCGCTCAACAGCCTGATCGATTATACGTTGTACACTATCCCAATGAAGTCCCAGCAACTCGGCGGCTTGGCTTAGCGATCGGCTAGAGGCGATCACGGCCACGGCAAAGCTTTCAAAAAGCGAGGTGAACCGCGAGCCTGGTTCGGCCCACGGCACGTGCATCGTTTTAACACCATGCTCCTCGCAATCGCAGCGGGGCACCGCGCACCGCAGTTCGAGTCGATATTGCATCACATCACGGTGACGCCAACTCCGCTCCTTCATTCGGTCGTAAATAGGCATCAACTGACCGCACACTGGGCACGGCACCTTGGCCCCGTCTGGCCATCGTAACCAGACCGTCACGTTTAGTCCGAGAATGTCTTCCTCCACTTTGGTTACTTCCCACGGTTCCGGCAGCAACAGCAACCGCCGGTAATGTTCATGTGCGCTTATGC is part of the Opitutus sp. genome and harbors:
- the ettA gene encoding energy-dependent translational throttle protein EttA, which translates into the protein MAKPDEPKIIFSMMRVSKKIERKEILRDISLSFYYGAKIGVLGFNGSGKSSLMRLLAGRDKEFDGTVHFEPGYTVGLLEQEPQLTAGKTVRACVEEGVKHLTDLTTAYDATWDEIDAAADDAARDAITTKQGELQEKIDALNAWDVAPQVEMAMDALRCPSPDQIVDHLSGGERRRIALARLLLKKPDILLLDEPTNHLDAESVNWLEQHLSRYAGTIIAVTHDRYFLDNVAKWILELDHGHGIPWKGNYSEWLEQKQARASVQQRTEDRRQKAMARELEWIRQSAKARVAKSQARISAYESMLKENVAEKEREFEIIIPAGPRLGALVVEAQKLSKAYGEKVLFEDVNFSLPPGGIVGVIGPNGAGKTTMFKLITGVETADTGALRVGPTVQVAHVDQSRDSLPDAQTIYEAISGGNEILKLGPREVNARAYCAQFGFTGADQQKKVGVLSGGERNRVHLARLLKSGANLILLDEPTNDLDVNSIRALEEGLETFAGCAVVVSHDRWFLDRVATHILAFEGDSQVHWFNGNYSAYLEDFRRRKGKEADQPHRIKYRPLTRA
- a CDS encoding VOC family protein, whose protein sequence is MTVKKLLHTRYRVNDLERSVQFYQEALGLVVSRRHTSPRGAQLAFLATPNSAEEIELCQMPVGAIPVQVQSDLTHLAFEVDDLAAFAAELKARGYELSDGPTTTGSGSLIAFIDAPEGYEVELIQRP
- a CDS encoding phosphoribosyltransferase translates to MRFTNRTEAGKMLAKSLAAHEGTPGLLVLALPRGGVPVAYEVARALKAPLDVFVVRKLGVPDNPELAMGAIASGGVRVLNESVVTMLGLSPLMIDEVARRELKELERREIAYRNHRPPLTIRGRTVIVIDDGIATGSTMRAAIEALRQLNPARLIVATPTVAWSTAEELRSEVDEFCALITPENFNSVGEWYVEFPQTSDEEVCALLEKAHTALLRPAHSPRGP
- a CDS encoding ISL3 family transposase is translated as MSISAHEHYRRLLLLPEPWEVTKVEEDILGLNVTVWLRWPDGAKVPCPVCGQLMPIYDRMKERSWRHRDVMQYRLELRCAVPRCDCEEHGVKTMHVPWAEPGSRFTSLFESFAVAVIASSRSLSQAAELLGLHWDSVQRIIDQAVERGLARRNLDGITRVGLDEKSFLRGQSYVSLMTDLTGRRVLDVVPGRDTGSGLKLWASLSKEQIDGIEAVAMDMGASFIAATHQAAPNADIVHDRFHVSKPMNEAVDHTRRDEAAELAAKGDDILKRTRFLWLHGIVPDDRKEHFEALLESNLRTAKAWAYKEQLVEFWGQPNADAGNTFFQLWYRSVMSSRLPRVKKVAKSLKAHLAGLLTYFKHRISNALTEGFNSKIQAIKADARGFRKFENYRTRILFFCGKLDLEPNFPPALTHSIP